The Leptolyngbya sp. CCY15150 genome contains a region encoding:
- the rpsU gene encoding 30S ribosomal protein S21 translates to MTQVLLGENEGIESALRRFKRQVSKAGILADVKSHRHFETPQEKRKRKAVMARRKRRFR, encoded by the coding sequence ATGACCCAGGTGCTCTTAGGAGAAAATGAAGGAATTGAGTCAGCACTGCGTCGGTTTAAGCGTCAGGTCTCAAAGGCAGGAATTTTGGCAGATGTCAAAAGCCATCGACACTTTGAAACACCGCAGGAAAAGCGGAAGCGGAAGGCGGTGATGGCTCGACGGAAACGGCGGTTTCGCTAA
- a CDS encoding CO2 hydration protein — protein sequence MLSTQLDPSKHPLAAYIYQLESGQALLPDSPVHVTEVVGILKSYGVVLDAYSINLNYIADHQCLVILPFFKYFNGQVSFTKLLQHWWHDRINYEYAEYCMKGMFWHGGGGLDAYLDTPDFRQRAEVLIRDKFKTNPFMLGLHRLFPDFLPEQLRMMAYYSGLGQFWRVMSDMFLSLSDRYDAGEITTIPDVVSHIREGLVAAASQPIVYNVQLGDRTHEIIPPSAGLTFLADTAIPYVEAIFFRGTPFPGTISYNAQAYQIPFYQQDFAYGALFADPLPVGGSGIPPTLLMQDMRHFLPDYLRDLYQQSTRQDDDLRVKICETFQKSMFCVTTATIQGLAPYPLSTTTLDERRANRAYLENWMNRFVTSRIQEVQI from the coding sequence ATGCTGAGCACCCAACTCGATCCCTCCAAGCATCCCCTTGCTGCCTATATTTACCAGCTAGAATCGGGGCAGGCCCTGCTTCCCGACTCCCCCGTCCACGTCACCGAAGTCGTCGGCATCCTCAAAAGCTACGGGGTTGTTCTGGATGCCTATTCCATCAATTTGAACTACATTGCCGACCATCAATGTTTGGTGATCTTGCCCTTCTTCAAGTATTTCAACGGTCAAGTTTCATTCACGAAACTGCTTCAGCATTGGTGGCACGATCGCATCAACTACGAATATGCCGAATATTGCATGAAAGGAATGTTTTGGCATGGCGGCGGTGGCTTAGATGCCTACCTCGATACCCCAGACTTTCGTCAGCGGGCCGAGGTCTTAATCCGCGACAAATTTAAAACCAATCCATTCATGCTGGGGCTGCATCGCTTATTTCCCGACTTCTTGCCAGAACAACTGCGGATGATGGCCTACTACAGCGGTCTTGGCCAGTTCTGGCGGGTCATGAGCGATATGTTTTTGTCGCTCTCCGATCGCTACGATGCGGGAGAGATCACAACTATTCCTGACGTGGTCAGCCATATTCGCGAGGGTCTTGTGGCAGCGGCCAGCCAGCCCATTGTCTACAACGTCCAACTGGGCGATCGCACCCATGAGATCATTCCCCCCTCCGCTGGTCTAACCTTCCTCGCCGACACCGCCATACCCTACGTCGAGGCCATTTTCTTTCGCGGCACTCCCTTTCCGGGCACCATTTCCTACAACGCTCAGGCCTACCAAATTCCGTTCTACCAGCAAGACTTCGCCTACGGTGCCCTCTTTGCCGACCCTCTCCCTGTCGGTGGTTCCGGCATTCCCCCCACCTTGCTGATGCAAGATATGCGTCACTTTTTACCCGATTATCTGCGCGATCTCTATCAGCAGAGTACCCGCCAAGACGATGATCTACGGGTGAAAATCTGTGAGACGTTTCAGAAATCTATGTTTTGCGTCACCACTGCCACCATTCAAGGATTAGCGCCCTACCCCCTGTCTACCACCACCTTAGACGAACGGCGCGCCAATCGAGCCTACCTAGAAAACTGGATGAATCGCTTCGTCACATCTCGGATTCAAGAAGTTCAAATCTAG
- a CDS encoding NADH-quinone oxidoreductase subunit M: MLSALIWLPLLGAIVISCFPSTVSSRTVRSVSLVLAIVLLVWTIVIGSQFDLTATEMQFTELLPWLDTIGLNYSLGLDGLSLPLLFLNALLNVVAIAATDPDIPRSRFYYALIFVLNVGVAGAFLAQNLLLFFLFYEIEILPLYFLIAIWGGQKRGYAATKFLIYTAASGVLILAAFLGTVWFTGASSFAYDPGRSQLLPLGTQLLLLSGILLGFGIKTPFIPLHTWLPDAHVEASTPVSVLLAGVLLKLGTYGLLRFGLSMFLDAWAYLAPWLATWAAVGALYGACCAIAQQDMKKVVAYSSIAHMAFVLLATAATTRLSLIAAVAQMVSHGLISALLFLLVGVVYKKTGTRDVQVLRGLLNPERGLPLIGSLMILAAMASAGIPGMVGFIAEFMVFRSSFPIFPIQTLLCMVGTGLTAVYFLLMINRVFFGRLDAPFDKLPRVNWNDRIPALVLVAFILVLGLQPNWLVRWSESESGMLLTRMSMRTPPPVALTAKIEPARLLP; this comes from the coding sequence ATGCTGAGTGCCTTAATTTGGCTACCTCTCCTAGGAGCAATCGTCATTTCCTGCTTTCCGAGTACCGTCTCATCGCGCACGGTGCGCAGTGTGAGTCTGGTGCTCGCGATCGTTTTACTCGTTTGGACTATCGTGATCGGCAGTCAGTTTGACCTAACTGCCACCGAAATGCAGTTTACCGAGTTGCTGCCTTGGCTCGACACCATTGGGTTGAACTATAGCCTGGGGTTAGATGGGCTATCGCTACCCCTGTTGTTTTTAAACGCGCTGCTCAACGTGGTGGCGATCGCTGCCACAGACCCAGACATTCCCCGCTCTCGCTTCTACTACGCGCTAATTTTTGTGTTGAACGTGGGCGTGGCCGGTGCATTTCTAGCCCAAAACCTACTGCTGTTCTTCCTGTTTTACGAAATCGAAATTCTGCCCCTCTATTTTCTCATTGCCATCTGGGGCGGGCAGAAACGCGGATACGCCGCCACCAAGTTTTTGATTTACACCGCCGCATCCGGTGTGCTGATTCTCGCCGCCTTTTTAGGAACCGTTTGGTTTACGGGAGCCAGCAGCTTTGCCTACGATCCAGGGCGATCGCAACTCCTCCCCCTCGGCACCCAGCTTCTGCTGCTATCCGGCATTCTGCTAGGATTTGGCATTAAAACACCGTTCATTCCTCTCCATACCTGGCTGCCCGATGCCCACGTGGAAGCCTCCACCCCCGTCTCGGTGCTCCTAGCCGGCGTGCTGCTGAAATTGGGTACCTATGGTCTCCTGCGCTTTGGCCTGTCGATGTTTCTGGATGCCTGGGCCTATCTCGCGCCTTGGTTAGCCACCTGGGCCGCCGTAGGAGCCCTCTATGGTGCCTGTTGTGCGATCGCCCAGCAGGACATGAAAAAGGTGGTTGCCTACTCCTCCATCGCCCACATGGCCTTTGTCCTCCTAGCTACCGCCGCCACCACCCGCCTGAGCCTGATTGCGGCTGTCGCCCAAATGGTCAGCCATGGGCTGATCTCTGCCCTGCTCTTTCTCCTAGTGGGCGTGGTGTACAAAAAAACCGGCACCCGCGATGTCCAAGTCTTGCGGGGGCTCTTAAATCCCGAGCGGGGGCTTCCCCTCATTGGCAGTTTGATGATTTTAGCGGCCATGGCCAGCGCTGGCATTCCTGGCATGGTGGGCTTTATTGCCGAATTTATGGTCTTTCGCAGCAGCTTCCCCATCTTCCCGATTCAAACGCTGCTGTGTATGGTGGGAACAGGGCTCACCGCTGTCTATTTTCTTCTGATGATCAATCGGGTCTTCTTTGGCCGCTTGGATGCTCCCTTTGACAAACTCCCCCGGGTCAACTGGAACGATCGCATCCCGGCCCTAGTGCTGGTAGCCTTCATTTTAGTTTTAGGACTCCAGCCCAACTGGCTCGTGCGCTGGAGTGAATCTGAGTCAGGAATGCTCCTGACCAGAATGTCGATGAGGACGCCACCGCCCGTAGCCCTCACCGCCAAGATAGAGCCGGCCCGGCTGCTGCCCTAG
- a CDS encoding NAD(P)H-quinone oxidoreductase subunit F yields MTQFLLQTIWLVPFYGVAGALVTIPWSAGMVHRTGPRPGAYINLFMTLLSFVHGSIGFIQVWGQPPQQLALEWLHAADLDIALTIEISPISLGAMELVTCISLLAQIYALGYMEKDWSLARFFGLMGFFEGALAGIALSDSLFLSYGLLEMLTLSTYLLVGFWYAQPLVVTAARDAFLTKRVGDIILLMGLVALSSYGEGLNFSELADWADATPLVPWAAAALGLSLIAGPTGKCAQFPLNLWLDEAMEGPNPAGILRNSVVVSSGAYVLIKLQPVFTLSPVSANALIAIGTVTAIGASLMAIAQIDIKRTLSHSTSAYLGLVFIAVGLGHVDIALLILFSHAVAKALLFMSAGGIIMTTSGQNITEMGGLWSRMPATTTAFVVGSAGLVAVTPLGMFWTMHRWLDGTWTNSWWLLAVLAFANLLSAINLTRVFRLVFLGTPQAKTRRAPEVPWPMAIPMVTLSIVTLIAYTVPQHWQFWLSPITPLIAQDSLFSQIAMPIELAAGLIGCVIGFSIELRRAWSRPALISLRFLQDLLAYDFYIEKIYNVTVVAAVSWLSWLSDWIDRYIIDGAVNLVGLATIFSGQGLRYNVSGQFRFYALTILLGVGLLLMVTVNLPS; encoded by the coding sequence ATGACCCAGTTTTTGCTGCAGACAATTTGGCTTGTTCCGTTTTATGGCGTAGCGGGAGCACTGGTGACCATACCCTGGTCGGCGGGGATGGTTCATCGCACAGGGCCGCGTCCGGGCGCTTATATTAACCTTTTTATGACCCTGCTCTCCTTTGTGCATGGGTCGATTGGCTTTATACAAGTTTGGGGGCAGCCGCCACAACAGCTTGCTCTGGAATGGCTCCACGCAGCCGATCTAGACATTGCCCTCACCATTGAAATTTCTCCCATCAGCCTCGGAGCGATGGAACTGGTGACCTGCATTAGCTTGCTGGCCCAGATTTACGCCCTAGGCTACATGGAAAAAGACTGGTCGTTAGCCCGATTCTTTGGGCTGATGGGCTTCTTTGAAGGAGCGCTCGCTGGCATTGCCCTCAGCGATTCCCTCTTCCTCAGCTACGGCTTGCTGGAGATGCTGACCCTGTCTACCTATCTCTTGGTAGGGTTTTGGTATGCTCAGCCCCTTGTAGTAACCGCAGCCCGAGACGCCTTTTTGACCAAGCGGGTGGGCGATATTATTCTGCTGATGGGGCTAGTGGCCTTATCCAGCTATGGCGAAGGGCTCAACTTTTCTGAGCTGGCAGACTGGGCAGATGCCACGCCTCTAGTTCCTTGGGCTGCAGCAGCTCTAGGACTGTCCCTGATTGCTGGCCCCACGGGCAAATGCGCCCAATTCCCCTTAAATCTCTGGCTCGATGAAGCCATGGAAGGGCCCAATCCAGCCGGAATTTTGCGGAATTCTGTGGTGGTGTCATCAGGGGCCTATGTCTTGATCAAGCTGCAGCCCGTGTTCACCCTTTCACCGGTTTCGGCAAACGCGCTGATCGCCATTGGCACCGTCACAGCCATTGGAGCCTCGCTGATGGCGATCGCTCAGATTGACATCAAACGCACCCTCTCCCACTCCACCAGTGCCTATCTCGGGTTGGTGTTTATTGCCGTGGGCTTGGGGCATGTGGATATTGCCCTGCTGATTCTCTTTAGTCATGCCGTTGCCAAAGCGCTGCTCTTCATGAGTGCTGGGGGCATCATTATGACCACCAGTGGACAAAACATCACCGAAATGGGTGGTCTGTGGTCGCGGATGCCGGCTACCACCACCGCCTTTGTCGTCGGCTCAGCCGGGCTCGTGGCTGTAACGCCCTTGGGCATGTTTTGGACGATGCATCGCTGGCTCGATGGAACGTGGACCAACTCTTGGTGGTTGTTGGCCGTGCTGGCCTTTGCCAACCTCCTCAGCGCCATTAACCTCACCCGAGTGTTTCGGCTCGTCTTTTTAGGCACCCCCCAAGCCAAAACTCGCCGGGCTCCAGAGGTGCCTTGGCCCATGGCCATTCCCATGGTGACCCTAAGCATCGTCACCCTGATAGCCTACACTGTGCCCCAACACTGGCAGTTTTGGCTGAGTCCAATCACGCCATTAATTGCTCAAGACAGCTTGTTTTCCCAGATCGCAATGCCCATCGAGTTGGCAGCCGGTCTGATCGGCTGTGTCATCGGATTTTCCATAGAGCTACGACGGGCCTGGTCACGCCCTGCCCTCATATCCCTCAGGTTTTTACAAGATCTCCTCGCCTACGACTTTTACATCGAGAAGATCTACAACGTCACGGTGGTAGCCGCCGTGAGCTGGTTATCGTGGCTATCAGACTGGATCGATCGCTACATCATTGATGGAGCCGTCAACCTGGTAGGGTTAGCGACCATTTTTAGCGGGCAAGGATTGCGCTACAACGTCTCAGGGCAATTCCGATTTTATGCATTAACCATTTTGCTGGGGGTGGGGCTGTTGTTGATGGTCACCGTCAATCTGCCATCCTAG
- a CDS encoding BMC domain-containing protein: MPIAVGMIETRGFPAVVEAADAMVKAARVTLVGYEKIGSGRVTVIVRGDVSEVQASISAGIDCTKRVNGGEVLSTHIIARPHENLEYVLPIRYTEAVEQFRT; the protein is encoded by the coding sequence ATGCCAATCGCAGTCGGAATGATTGAAACCAGGGGATTTCCCGCTGTTGTGGAAGCGGCTGATGCCATGGTCAAAGCGGCGCGTGTCACTCTAGTCGGCTATGAAAAAATCGGCAGTGGACGTGTCACCGTGATTGTGCGTGGCGATGTCTCTGAAGTACAGGCTTCCATATCAGCAGGGATTGACTGTACAAAGCGGGTGAATGGGGGGGAAGTTCTCTCCACCCACATCATTGCTCGCCCCCACGAGAACTTAGAGTACGTGCTGCCCATTCGCTATACCGAAGCCGTTGAGCAGTTCCGGACTTAA
- a CDS encoding carbon dioxide-concentrating mechanism protein CcmK, translating to MSIAVGMVETLGFPAVVEAADAMVKAARVTLVGYEKIGSGRVTVIVRGDVSEVQASVAAGIENVKRVNGGQVLSTHIIARPHENLEYVLPIRYTEAVEAFRESVTGIRPMNRP from the coding sequence ATGTCAATTGCAGTTGGAATGGTAGAAACGCTAGGGTTCCCCGCTGTTGTGGAAGCCGCTGATGCGATGGTCAAGGCTGCTCGGGTCACCTTGGTGGGCTACGAAAAGATTGGTAGCGGTCGCGTGACCGTGATTGTCCGGGGTGATGTCTCTGAAGTGCAAGCTTCTGTGGCTGCCGGTATCGAGAATGTGAAGCGCGTCAACGGCGGTCAAGTTCTTTCCACCCACATCATTGCTCGTCCCCACGAAAACCTAGAGTATGTGCTGCCGATTCGCTACACCGAAGCCGTTGAAGCATTCCGGGAAAGCGTCACCGGTATTCGTCCGATGAACCGTCCATAG
- a CDS encoding EutN/CcmL family microcompartment protein, which translates to MQIAKVCGTVVSTQKDPSLTGVKFLLLQLLDEQGNPLPEYEVAADTVGAGVDEWVLVSRGSAARQVSGSESRPLDALVIGIIDTVSLDNRLFYSKRDSDR; encoded by the coding sequence ATGCAGATTGCGAAGGTGTGCGGTACGGTCGTCAGCACTCAAAAAGATCCAAGTTTAACTGGGGTCAAGTTCTTGTTACTCCAATTGCTCGATGAACAGGGAAACCCGTTGCCCGAGTATGAGGTGGCTGCAGATACGGTGGGTGCTGGGGTTGATGAATGGGTGTTGGTGAGCCGAGGCAGTGCTGCTCGACAGGTGAGCGGCAGTGAATCGCGTCCACTGGATGCTTTGGTCATTGGCATTATCGATACCGTCAGCCTAGACAATCGCTTGTTTTACAGTAAACGCGACTCGGATCGCTGA
- a CDS encoding ribulose bisphosphate carboxylase small subunit translates to MAQPQIHDTAYVHSFANIIGDVCIGAGVVVAPGTSIRADEGHPFFIGEGSRVQDGAVIHGLDQGQVVGDNDRSYSVWIGQRVTLTHMALIHGPAYVGDDCFIGFRSTLFNARIGQGCIIMMHVLIQDVEIPPGKFVPSGSVITSQQQADQLPDVQEADSRFVQHVVGVHESVRSHPHQAENAVQVSTLRRELEQVYQASGDSADRVNDSDGQVQRMKLSPEVVEQVHQLLTQGYRISTEFADARRYRISSWKTGPSISAGQRSEVIAALERCLDEHSQEYVRMIGVDTGSKRRVAEVMLQRPGDRNGNSAPSQDRRSTSNYSPYQSGQAIASPSSEPVSGDIAEQVRQLLSQGYRIGMEHVDARRFRTGTWKSCAPIQSTRLNEVMAGLEACMADHAGEYVRLIGIDTQSRRRVLETVVQRPGEAPKSVASGGQRSNGASYASAPSASSAGLSREVADQVHQLLSQGYQIGTEHVDARRFRTGTWKSCSPIEATRPNDVIAALNACMVEHAGEYVRMIGIDTRSRRRVAEVMIQRPGDSAPKASASSSSYAARTSTSSSNGSGSRSSSTSVGSDVADQVRQLLSQGYRIGMEHVDARRFRTGTWKNCAPVQSTRPDDVMSALSACMAEHQGEYVRLIGIDTKSKKRVAEIMVQRP, encoded by the coding sequence TTGGCACAGCCTCAAATTCACGACACGGCCTACGTTCATTCATTCGCCAATATCATTGGTGATGTTTGTATTGGAGCTGGCGTAGTGGTCGCTCCAGGGACCTCCATCCGGGCGGATGAGGGGCACCCATTTTTTATTGGTGAGGGCAGTCGTGTTCAAGATGGTGCTGTCATTCATGGCTTAGATCAGGGTCAAGTGGTGGGAGATAATGACCGCTCCTACTCCGTTTGGATTGGGCAACGAGTCACCCTCACTCACATGGCGCTGATCCATGGCCCAGCCTATGTTGGGGATGATTGCTTTATCGGATTTCGCTCCACCCTGTTCAATGCTCGCATTGGTCAAGGCTGCATCATTATGATGCACGTGTTGATTCAAGACGTGGAAATTCCACCTGGAAAATTTGTGCCATCTGGTTCCGTGATCACGTCTCAGCAACAAGCCGATCAGTTACCGGATGTGCAAGAAGCCGATAGTCGCTTTGTGCAACATGTGGTGGGTGTCCATGAATCCGTGCGATCGCATCCCCATCAAGCGGAGAACGCCGTGCAGGTATCTACCCTGCGCCGTGAGTTAGAGCAGGTATACCAAGCAAGTGGTGATAGTGCTGACAGGGTCAATGATAGCGATGGGCAGGTACAACGTATGAAATTGAGTCCAGAAGTAGTAGAGCAGGTGCATCAACTGTTGACTCAGGGCTATCGCATTAGCACTGAGTTTGCCGATGCGCGTCGATATCGGATTAGTTCGTGGAAGACAGGGCCGTCGATTTCTGCCGGACAGCGATCGGAGGTGATTGCTGCCCTAGAGCGATGTTTGGATGAACATAGCCAAGAATATGTCCGCATGATTGGTGTGGATACGGGGTCTAAGCGACGGGTGGCTGAGGTGATGTTGCAGCGTCCGGGCGATCGCAATGGCAACTCCGCCCCCTCCCAGGATCGTCGCTCCACCTCCAACTATTCGCCCTATCAGTCTGGGCAAGCGATCGCCTCTCCGTCTTCCGAGCCTGTCTCTGGCGATATTGCTGAGCAGGTGCGTCAGCTTCTATCCCAGGGTTACCGGATCGGTATGGAGCATGTGGATGCTCGCCGCTTCCGCACAGGCACGTGGAAGAGCTGCGCCCCCATTCAGTCTACGCGCTTGAATGAGGTGATGGCTGGCTTGGAAGCCTGTATGGCAGACCATGCCGGAGAATATGTGCGCTTGATTGGCATTGATACCCAATCTCGGCGACGGGTCTTGGAAACGGTGGTGCAGCGCCCCGGTGAGGCACCGAAGTCTGTTGCCAGCGGCGGACAGCGCAGCAACGGTGCCAGCTATGCATCGGCACCCTCCGCAAGCAGTGCGGGCCTGAGCCGTGAAGTGGCCGATCAAGTCCATCAACTCCTGTCCCAGGGCTATCAGATTGGTACAGAGCATGTGGATGCTCGCCGCTTCCGCACAGGCACGTGGAAGAGCTGCTCACCCATTGAAGCAACCCGTCCTAACGATGTGATCGCCGCATTAAACGCCTGCATGGTCGAACATGCTGGGGAATATGTGCGGATGATTGGTATTGATACTCGGTCGCGCCGCCGGGTGGCAGAGGTGATGATTCAACGGCCAGGCGATAGCGCTCCCAAGGCTTCTGCATCGAGCAGTAGCTACGCGGCACGAACCAGTACGTCGTCTTCGAACGGTTCTGGATCACGATCCTCGTCAACATCTGTAGGCAGTGATGTGGCAGATCAGGTGCGTCAGCTCCTGTCCCAAGGCTACCGGATCGGTATGGAACATGTGGATGCTCGTCGCTTCCGCACGGGTACGTGGAAAAACTGTGCGCCGGTTCAATCCACCCGCCCTGATGATGTGATGTCAGCCCTGTCTGCCTGTATGGCGGAGCATCAAGGTGAATATGTTCGCCTGATTGGGATTGATACCAAATCCAAGAAACGGGTCGCTGAGATCATGGTTCAGCGTCCATAG
- a CDS encoding BMC domain-containing protein yields the protein MELRNPPSKFIQAAGRSIDFRDQALGLVSTRSFPAIVGTADMMLKSSGVRLVGYEKIGSGYCTAVVRGNLSDVRIAVEAGAETAEQFGQFISKLVISRPLPNLDAVLPIGSRLASIVEGRGHNRLSNQAVGLVETRGFPAMVGACDAMLKAADVQLASYEMVGAGLCTAIIRGRVADVAVAVEAGMHEAERIGELHAVMIIPRPLDDLEDTLPVASCWIERPEPLSIPLDLQDPQEEELVELPDLRSLPQSQEEALEPPMQDEEVLEVFEPEVVQHPESLSQDLPDHDRG from the coding sequence ATGGAGCTTCGTAATCCACCATCAAAATTTATTCAAGCCGCTGGGCGATCGATCGACTTCCGAGATCAGGCCCTCGGATTGGTCTCGACCCGCAGCTTTCCAGCGATCGTGGGCACTGCCGATATGATGCTCAAGTCATCTGGGGTGAGGCTTGTGGGGTATGAAAAAATTGGTAGCGGTTACTGCACGGCGGTGGTGCGAGGCAACCTATCGGATGTGCGCATTGCGGTGGAGGCTGGAGCTGAGACTGCTGAACAATTTGGCCAATTCATTTCAAAGCTGGTAATTTCTCGACCGTTGCCCAACCTTGATGCGGTGCTGCCCATTGGCAGTCGTCTTGCCAGCATCGTGGAGGGACGCGGCCATAACCGTCTGAGTAATCAAGCGGTTGGCTTGGTGGAAACCCGTGGTTTTCCAGCCATGGTGGGAGCCTGTGATGCCATGCTTAAGGCGGCTGATGTGCAGCTTGCTTCCTACGAAATGGTGGGGGCAGGGCTCTGCACAGCCATTATTCGGGGCCGGGTGGCAGATGTGGCGGTGGCGGTGGAAGCTGGGATGCATGAAGCAGAGCGCATCGGTGAGCTCCATGCTGTGATGATTATTCCTCGGCCGCTGGATGATTTGGAAGATACGCTGCCGGTGGCGAGCTGTTGGATTGAGCGGCCCGAACCGCTGTCTATCCCCCTCGATCTCCAGGATCCTCAGGAAGAAGAGCTAGTTGAACTGCCCGATTTGCGATCGCTTCCCCAGTCTCAGGAAGAAGCGCTAGAACCTCCCATGCAGGATGAAGAGGTTCTAGAAGTTTTTGAGCCAGAAGTAGTACAGCATCCAGAATCTCTCTCCCAAGATTTGCCTGATCA